The window ggtgatattcaaagttGTAACAACTTTAGAGGCATAAATCTTATGAGTCGTAATATGATATTATGGGAGAGTTATTGAAAATATTACAGATAACcagtttggttttatgctaggaagatcaacaacaaaactatttatttactttcctagactcatggaaagatgtagagaatgtaagaaggatctccatacgGTCTTTATTGACAGAGAAAAAACTGACATCAGAGTCCCTAAAGAGTTAATTTTGGCAGGTATTAGAGAAGAGATGTGTTTCAAGTACATATGAGGACATAGTTGAAGtcttaaagatatgtataatggtgtggCGACTAGTGTGAAATCTGTGGAGACAAGGTactgaattcccaattacaattgggttgcatcaaggatcagctttaagcccatATTTGTTTACGCTAATCATAGATAAATTGACTTGAGCCTTCAAGATCAGATCCCTTAGTGTATGCTTTTTTGCTGAGGACATTATTTTGGTGGATTAAACTAAAGAAGGGATAAACGTcaagttggaattatggagacCTACCTTGGAGTCGAAAGGCTCAAAGACaagtagaacaaaaaaataGGGCATATGGTGTGTAAATTTAGTGACAATAGGACGGATAGTAAGGTGATGAAAATTGATGAGGGAGATACTGCagagtgattattttaggtacaTGTGCTCAATCattaataaagaaagagaaatagagatgATAGcacacaaagaattaaaataggatggatgaagtggagagttgcatccggagtgttgtgtaaTCAACTTATTCCTTCAAAACtgtaaggaaaattttataggatagtcATACGACCGACAATATGTATGGAGCTGAATAATGGACAGTaaagaaacatcatatagataaacttagtgtagttaagatgaggatgttgagataaATGAGTGGTAAAATTACAacagataaaataaggaatgatcatattagagctgatttaagagtagctccaatacatgaaaATCTGTgagaatgtcgtttgaggtggcatggacacaTGCAACGGAGGTCTTTAGATGCTCAAGTACAGAGGAGAGatctgattcagattgaaggagctaaaagagccagggctaaacctaaaatgactccAGAAGTGGCCAGGAAATACaggcatagcttaggccttgttacaagtatggctttgaatagagctgatagGAGGggaaggatccatgtagccaaccccatttagttgggataagactgagttgagTTGACTAGAACTCTCAACTCCTAATTCTATTGGAACAAGGACTTATGTCAATAGGAATTATAATTTCTGGCCTTTTGCAACAAGGAATCTTACTCTTAGAACAATTAGGACTCCTTACACTCTTCCACTGCATCATGAACATTAAGCTGTAGTCATTAAGACTTCCTCCCCCGTATGGTAGCTGATCTAGGCAAAATCAGCTCCTCCCTAATATGAACGGCATATGCTCAAGTTAAAAGTGattaaatatcaaattctgaAATGATTATAAATCTATAAACGGAAATCTCATACAATTCATGCTATAACATGTTACCAACTCAGTGAGGTCCAAGTATTATGTCACTTTAGAGGTTGAAATGTCTCACTTGGAGCACCTGTTCTCCCCAACTAAGTCACAGTGATATTGAACAGGCTAAACATTGAACAGGGATTCAAAAACAAACCTAAATAGCAAAAAGGCAAGAATAAAGGATTCATTTTTCTGAAGGAAACATTTTCATGGGCATACCATGTAATCGATACACAATTGCCTAATCAAATCATATGCTTCAGTGTCCCCATACACTTGATCTGCAACAGCACGGAACAGGCAGTTTCCATCCTCCACCATTCGTCTAACTTCTAAACCCTTGACTCGTCTTATATCAATCTCAAACTGGCGTTCTCTCTCCTGAAATGGAAACAATAATTTAATGTTTTTGCACTAGTTCAGTAAGCTACTAAACTTCCTTTCCATTGTaatggaaaaaggaaacaatCAGCCTCTTACGTTACAcacaaaagaaaacacaaaattGGGCACCAGGCTTAGGTCTCCAAGAGAGCTAGATAACTACAAAGACAAGTAAACCAAATTGGAACCTTGATCTAtaggaaaacaaaatttttatctacagaaaaataaatataagtTTCCACATGCTGGATGCAAGTTGTCATTAAAAAGATACAACACTGAGTTAAATAATTTCTAACCCAGTAACAAAACAAATTCACTCACCGCATCGTCATAGGAGGATCCAAAACATGGAGTCTGTTCATCTGCACTATTGTAACCCTCCCCTTCACCATAGGGCCTGGGAGAAGAAGGTCGTGAACCAGATGGGGAAGTCCGGGCTGTAACAGGCCAGGCCACTGATCTTCTAGAAGATCCAATCCGACCGGTGTTTGAATTGCCCAAAACAGTTCTCCTTGAACTCGGGTTTGCTACCAGGGGCTTAGGTGGTGGGactggaggaggagggggataGGAGCTACTAGAGACAATCTGCGAAGAACCACCACTCGATCCTTGATTTTCATCTAACTCGAGGTTCTCTGAAATCCGTATGTTGCCAAACTCATTCGTGACGACCCCAAAATCCACAGCATCCTCATCAATAGTTTTCTCCTTGTCAAAAAAttcatcagacacattttcgtTTTGCCCAAACTGATTGCTTTCAGGCAGTAATTCACCAGGCTTAGCTGACTTATCATCATCTCCATTTCCACAAAGATCCAGAAGATCATCTGAAGCCCCTGGTTCCTGCACATCCTCCTGTTCCTCTTCCttgagaggagaagaaagctGCGGTGTGACGAGTTGCTGTATAGGAGCCGAAGAAGAGCTAGGCAAGGACGACCGACTAGGGTTCGATGAAGAACCAGAGGAGCCACGCTGAACCAAAATACGAGTCATCTTTGTTCTATTTCCACTTTCCGGCTGAAACTACTCTTGTTTCCAGTCTCCCTTCAAAACTCAGAGGTTAAAAGTGCGAGGTTTATCACGCGCCCTGGCCTTGGGAACGGTGACGCCAATACCTTGGCTGAACGACTTTTTCCAGCCCAGCGCCTTCTGCTCCTCCCGAATCAATCTCTGCATCCCCCTAACAATTCTCATGAGACCCAGACCTTGACCTAAAGAACAGACTCAAATTTGTCAGAAAAGACCTTCTTTTGCAATACCAAATTAACCTTCGAAGCTAACAAGCAATTCACCAACCCAAATGAAGTAGTTCCTCCGGAATCCAACGAATAACAAAAACTACCGAGGATCCGCTCGCGAATATGCGGCTCTGCGACCAAAACCATCAATATGCATGCAAATGagccaaaaaaccctaaaagaacTCAAAAGTTTTCCTTCCAAAACCCCTTAATCGTCAATAACATCAGCCACTTAAAAGAGGAAAATGTCCAAAACACACGAAATCAGATAAATtcaaaagtaaacaaaaaaaaaatcgcaATAATTCGCAAAAGCCCCGACAAGATTGAACAGACTGACCTGGTAGACATAGACCCCAAAGCATCTGAGATCTGCAATAGTTGAGAAGCTCAATCAGTTCGAATGATTCACGACAAGTGAAGAATATGACGGATATCAGGTGAGAAACTCTAGGGTTTTCAGATAAATACGGAGCTCGAACTCAGACTCACACTCACGAAGACACTCAAGAAGGGAGGAATCAAGAAGCGTAGAGCTGAAGAAAAGTATTTATTTTCTTCGCACAGAGGAAAACAGACCTGCAGAGAGGTGGGAGGCTGCCTTTTATCGTGAGAAGGCGCACTGTCCCGTGACGAGGATTGCCAGCGACGTCTCGTCGCCGGTTTAACGAACACGTGGTTACACGCTAAGGGTTCGATTTACGTGCACGATCGCAAGGATGGAAAAGCGTGCGTGAGATCACGCTCTCAGACCCACACAGTTCTTGCGCATACGGAGGCACTTTTATGCTGTTTTTTAGGTTTGCAACGTGAAGGAACTAAACTCAAAAAATTGGGAGAATAACAAGTGGCATAGGCATTTGAGCTTATTTGGAAGAATTCAGATTAGAGTTCTCTTTTTTGTTGATTTATTTTGAGATTTATGTTGTGAACAGATTAATTATAATAAGTGTGGCATTTATTTTAGTCCTAATGTTTCAAGACTTATTTCACCGAGTGAATTAAGTTTGGATGCTTTTCTTGGGTatcaatattttttattctcaCTCCAAGGTTAAAGACCTTGTTCCCATCATAAACCTGGTGGAGAAGAAACTAACAGGATGGAAAGCATCTCACTTTACCTATGTGGGTAGAGAGATAACTTGATTCAATCAGTCCCTACGGTAATTCCATCTTATTGGATTATTTGTTTTCGCTTTCTTGCTAGAGTCTGTAAAAAGTTGGATCCAATATGCTTTACATTTGTGGATAAGAATAAATCTCATGTAGTTGTTTGGGACATAAAATGTCGATCAAAGATTTTAGGAGGCTTAGGAATTAGATATGCTAATGTGGCTCTCTTAACCAAGTCTGGTTGGTGGCTTTTAACTAACCCTGATAGCATTTAGGCCTCTGGCCTTCATTCTAATATTTCTCATCAAGGAATCTTCTTAATAGCAGGGTTGTTCAAAAGTGAGATCATGGGTTTGGAATAATATCACCAGTGTTCTCCCACTTCTGAAAAGTTTATTTGCATTTGTATAAGAAATGGTAGATTTACTTATATTTGGTCTAATCCTTGGATCCTTGGGTTGCCCTCTTTTACTATTCCAAAGTCCTACATTCAGAATGAGTTATACACTTTTGTTACTGATTTATTGTGTAGCTCTCAATGGAATGTCTGTTTGATTAAAAACATTTTTCCTACTCATATTGCTGTTTCGATCATCAAGATTTCTCTCTTGAATGTCCAAAGTAGGGATGCATTTGTTTGTACCAGTACAAGTCGGGTGCCTGTCAACAAAACTTGTAGCCTCCAAAATGCTTGCTAATAGCAGGTATAATGTGGGCTCTTCTGGGAATGGTACTCTGAAAAGATGGTAGAGATTTTATTGGAGATTAAGCATCCATCCAAAGTTTAAGATTTTTTTATGGCAAGTGTGCCATTATGGTATTCCTACTAAGTGTAGACTTGCAAAATGATATCGAATGATTTAACTTGTGTTTTTTGTAAATAGTAAAAAGAATCTGACTAACACTTATTCTTATCGTGCTCCTTTATTAAAAGAATTTGGGCTGCTAGAGTGTTAGGTATTCATATTGAATTTTGGTCAAACATTTTTATCTCAGcccttttcatttctttattttctgggACATCAAATTGTTCATCTTCTTTGAAATGTAAGTGGTTCTTTAGTGTAGTCTTGATAACCTTCTACTTCATTTGGGATCATCGCAATCAAGCCCTTTTCCGTGGTAAGCCTCTTCTACATAATGTTTACAAATGGATTGTGGATCTTTCATTAAGTAATAACCTTTCTAATTATCTCATATTTGAGTCCTATTCCGAGAGTATTGTTTTGTCTCTCCATTCACTTGtaatcttcttcttgattttatTTCCAAGCTATACTACTAACCGTTTGGCAAGCTGGATTGTTGTTCTATATGTTCATAATCAAGTAGTTTTTGTGGAGACGGATTTTGGTGGTATAGGAGACAATATGGAAGCAATAGTCTTGGGTAGCACCCTATGattttgatttattattatCATGTTTTTGCAATTCTTTAAGTCAAAGTACCTAATTTCATCCATTGTGTTTCCCTAGGCCATTTTCCCTAGGATTACAACATTGAATTACAAATTATAATATAAATCCCAAGTCTACAGAAGTTGCCTTGAAGAATATCTACTTGTTGCTTTGGGGATCTCAAAGATGGTCTTACTGAAGAAAGCTTGATTTCACCATTGGGCTTCTCATCACCATGGCATAAGGTGGACTTATTGAGGTTCTCTTAACAATGGAAGGCTAAACTCATTGATTGAAGCTTGACCATCTAAAAACCATTGCACACAAAATTATCTAGTACACTATTAAACTTAAAGATTGAGGCTAGTAATccaaagggtattttg is drawn from Telopea speciosissima isolate NSW1024214 ecotype Mountain lineage chromosome 1, Tspe_v1, whole genome shotgun sequence and contains these coding sequences:
- the LOC122658501 gene encoding OVARIAN TUMOR DOMAIN-containing deubiquitinating enzyme 6; the protein is MTRILVQRGSSGSSSNPSRSSLPSSSSAPIQQLVTPQLSSPLKEEEQEDVQEPGASDDLLDLCGNGDDDKSAKPGELLPESNQFGQNENVSDEFFDKEKTIDEDAVDFGVVTNEFGNIRISENLELDENQGSSGGSSQIVSSSSYPPPPPVPPPKPLVANPSSRRTVLGNSNTGRIGSSRRSVAWPVTARTSPSGSRPSSPRPYGEGEGYNSADEQTPCFGSSYDDAERERQFEIDIRRVKGLEVRRMVEDGNCLFRAVADQVYGDTEAYDLIRQLCIDYMERERDHFSQFITEGFTSYCKRKRRDKVYGNNVEIQALSEMYNRPIHIYSYGTEPINSFHGSYSTDSPPIRLSYHHGNHYNSLVDPRRLTIGAGLGFNSLRGTNIDKDQVKAAIRAQQDQQIDNALLAEGRFYSDLELTEKEIERMVMDASRAEYLANDKFRQQVGFRESSTSSAEPSSSGAMTGPSSRESKMESATQRGFPDTVLSSSMEMVLSMGFSYLQVIEAYSIFGDDVDSVVCYLLETDSSSRRKGKAAE